GGCGCTGCGGCAGACGGCGTTGCTTGGTCCTTTTGACGCTGACTACCCTGGGCCGTGGACAACGCCGTTGACTGACCACTTGAATGTTGCTTCCTCTCAGGGCCTGGCATCGGTAACGGCTTCTGGCTTGTATAGGCTGGGGCAAGACTCATCTTGGAGGCAGTCGGTTGCGTTTTATATGCCACCGAGTGAGTTACAGATATGTCGCGACTGGAAATACTCGACGCAAGTCCATAAAGCTCTCTCTCTTGCTGCGAGTGTCTTTTGAGTAAGCTTTTATGCGCGGCTTCGACGTAGTCGTTGAGGTCTTTGTGGGCGGTTGCAACGCTGCGTGCGAAGGCGCCAACCTCTTCCTGATGCTTTTCTCGCATGGCGACCCACCGCGGGTCGATCGGTGGTGGCTGCGACATCTTGTGAGTTGGGTAGAGAATAGTTGGGTAGAGATGTGAGTGGGGATGTTAGAGTTGCGATCAAAAGGGTTAGTGGGGGCGAGTAGCTAAGTAAAAGAGATTGTCAAGTTGGGGTGAAGGCAAAAATGAGGCTTACAGGACTGCAGGTGAAGGTACGGAGACAACAAGCTTCGCTATTCTCATGTGTGGGTGAGAGAGTAAGTCAGTATGGTGATACAAGTAGCGGCGACAGACGATTTGAGCAAACGTGAGGACGCAGCCACCCTGCGGTTGTCAAACAAGCAAACAGCGATGCAGGCTGCAATTCGCACATGACAATGCAAAGTTAGAGTTCACACCGACGGAAACAAATGAAGGTGAATGTCAAATTGGGGATGTCTTTGATTCCAGAAAAGCGCCATAGCCGATGCAGACTGTAGAGAAACATGTAGTATACACAAAACCATATCTCTCCGCTCAGAAACCAGGAGGGTTAAGTCTCTGGCTGACTCTTGTCCACTTTGGTACCTCTGCAGTTTGTTAGCATTTATTCGTCTCCCCAGCTTAGTCTCGTGCTGGTTCCACTACAGTGAACTGCTTCTCCGTGGTCCATTTCCCGGCCTATCTATCGCACACAAAACAAGAGCGACTCACTGTGGATTCCCTTCCTGTATCTCTTCACTTTCCTGTCAAATACTGTGTATTTGTCCTTTGGCAGCATTTCCTGCTCAGTAGGCATCTCCATCTTCCACCTGTCGACCTTCTTCATGCTCAGTCCCGTCCTTGCCAGCGCATTGTCGAGTGTCGCAACAATGCCGTCAACGTTTCGTAGGCGCTCGCGCTGTCGGTACTTCTGGTGGCGGGACAGGCGCCAGGGGATTTTCCTTTGCAACAGTTAGTTTCTGTATCCTCGCCGCCAGCGCCTCAGAAATGGACAGGGCTCAATCCGGAGGGACGGGAGGTGCGTACCAGAGCAAGCCACCGGATAGCGGGTTTGTGAGACGGAAGGGGCCGAACATTGTGGATGCGCGTCTTCGTGATGCGGAGCAATGTGCAATGGAAGATGCGAAGGACTCCCGCGGACTTGCTTGGCGCGCATCCCTGTCTAGCGCGGCAGCGCATCGTGGAGCATCGGGACTATCATGAGCAGTGCACAGCAATCATTCGAGCCAAACATCGTGCAACTTCACACGAACTGAACCGAAGGGCACGTCATCGCACTGCACACCTCTCGCCGCACTTGGACGTTACCCGCAATGTCCTATACTTTCTCGATCCTCTCTCCCCTCGACGTCCCCCTCTTCACCCACGACTTCGGCACCTCCCGCTCAGGCGGCGACGGCGTCGCACGCTTCACCCCCTCTGAACGTGCCCTGGTTCCCTTCATCCTACACTCCGCACTCGATATTGTCGAAGAAGTACAATGGGGACCCTCGACGTCCTCCGGTAGTGCGCCCATGTACCTCAAGCACATCGACAAGTACCAGAACTGCTACATTTCGTGCTGGATCACAGGCGCAAACACCCGGTTTCTGCTGCTCACACGACCTCGCGACGAAAGTTTGGGGCTGACGGGGAGTGGCGGGGGTGCGAGGGGAAGCCTAGCGGGTGGGAGAGCGGCGTTGGGTGGTGGGCAGGGACTGTATAACCCCACAAGCCCTGCGACAGAGGAGGCCGTGAAGAACTTCTTTGTGGATGTGTATGAGGCATGGATGAAGACTATCATGAATCCGTTCTTCCAGGTCGGGAACGGAGATGTGGTGAAGAGTCCAGTGTTCAGACAGAGGgtcgcagcagcagcgaagAAGTACTTGTGAAACGGCTAAGAGACTTGAGAAATCAGCATCATGATATGAGGTCTGTTTGGACCTGGGGAAGAACAAGCATACCTGGCAAGAGGCGACCTTTGAGAAGTGGGGGTTGGTGAAACCGAGGAGCTATGTCAACTCGAGAGCGTTGGGACGTGTCAACCAACCACATGCTCCTGACACGAACGCCTCCAAGACCTTGGAAGGATGAGCCAGCCTGTAACTCATGGAGATCTGGTGCTGAAACCAGACTGCCAGGTCTCCAATGTTCATTGGCCTGCACTCGCGCGTCGAATAGCACCGAGACTTGCTCTCTTAGGATCGACGAAATGGCTGCCTCAGACTTTTTGCAGAGAAGaacagaagtagaagaagatacCCATAGGCAATCCATGCCATTTGATTCATTGTTCTGTGTTGATAGAGAACTGTACAGTTGTGAGTATGTCATAAAATACTTCTCACAAGACCCCACCATTAGCAAGAGCTCAAGCTGCATGAGATACTGACTATCAACTTCAGTCGGCTCCGGCACGAGTGCAAGAGAATGTGTTGACAATCTGTCTTGCAAGCAAAAAGGAGAAGGCCGTGGTTAGGGCTTGTCACACCATGACACTTCATGGATAGGTAGAAGATTGTGGAATGGTGCTGTGCTGGCTCCAGTCTCCATGTTGATTAGACAAAACAGCAAAAACATGCGCGAAGCCAAGGGCGCTTGTCACAGCCTAACTAGAGGCAAAAAGATGATTCGACCCAGACTTGAACTGGAGACCTTCAGTGATCCAACGGAATGTTAGACTGACGTGATAACCAACTACACCATCGAACCAGTTGTATTGTTTTATGAGGTAACCTTCTTTTTATCTTAAATATCGTTATTTGCACTACTACCAGGCTTCCAGCAATATCTTGATCTTAGCTTTTCGCTTCGCCTTGGTGGCAGCATGGTAGACGGCCTCGAGGAAAGGATAATGAACACTCTCCACTCGGGATGTGAAAATTTGTCTTTCCCCGAGCTGTGGCCGAAGGCGATGCCAACAACTTCATATACCTCTTAGCGACGAAGGGAAACTTCAACCGAACGAATCATGGCGTGCCATACTCGAATAGATGAAACAATGATAAGCAGCTACATACTTTGGGGTGAACAGCCCGTGTATCGTTGCTATGACATGTCTTGAGTCGCCTCAGAGATCCTTGGTGTGATCTACCCCACCAACCTCACAGCTCACGCTCTGAACAGCACCATCCAACCAACAATGGCGAGTCACGACTTGTCAGACATCAAGACGCCCCCGTCTTGCACGGCAGATTTCTGCCTCATCCCGCTGGGCACGCCGACGGCGAGTGTGTCCAAGGAGGTCGCGGAGGTGCAGAGGATCTTGAAGAGGAGCGGGCTGAGCTACTCGATGCATTCGGCAGGGACAACTCTTGGTATGTGCGATGAAATGGAGTCGTTTGCGGTACTGACCATGTAAAGAGGGATCATGGGATGACTGCATGCGAGTTATTGGACAGTGCCATGCTCTGCTTCATCAGAACGGCGTTGTCAGGATCCAGAGTGACATCAGGATTGGCACGAGAACAGACAAGAAGCAAGGCTTCAAGGACAAGGTGGCTGCTGTAGAGAAGCTGTTGGAGGGCGACAATTGAGCCTTTGTGCATCTGTAGCATTGCGTTTGCTGTTAGACCCGAAACGCAAAGGCTATAGGTGCTCCTGCTATCACAACAAGACATCACGTCAAAAGTACAACCACAAACAACGCGCTATAATACTCCCCCGCATTAAGAACAGGCAATCTGTTGGCCCAAGTGACTCATTATCGATAGATTGCCGACCCCTTTCCCTCCATTGGCTACTTTTGGACTGATGTGCCTGAGATGCGGGGGTTGCTGGTTGAGCTGGCAGTCTTCTGGAAGGGTTCTGGGGCTCGGGGCGCTGAGGTAGCATGTTTCGACATGGATGCGCGTCACATGAAATTAAGGATGCTCGTCTGGTCGACAGGTGCGAGACAGGCTTGACGGGTCGCGCTTGCTCCCTCGAATTATTGATAAACGGCAAAACGCCCCCTCTGCTTGCGTGGGCCTTTTACCACCTATCAATACTGTTTACTGGCAGCCTTTTGTTGTGTTTCACAAGCCAGCCGCGGTTCGTCCGAAGTTCAGCCCTGTGTTAGCGAGTGGTGCACGGTCAGTGCGCAAAAGTTGGTTCCCTGCGCGCTGAGCTCATAGATTCCGTTCCCTAAGGCTCCCGAACCTTCCCCATTCCCCATACCCGAGAAATTCCTGCTGCACGCTCACATCTCACTCCACCATCACCTGCACGGCCGACGAGCATCATCGCAGCACGTCGCTTATCATCCTTCTTCCAGGTGACGCATTTATCCACCCATACGCAGCCCCGGACCTGCCGTGTGCCCAGAACCCGTTCACGCGGCGACCAAGACCAAAGGCATGCACGCGACACCTCAGCTGCCGCCCATCAACCCACACACCGGCCCCTCGCGTCGCTAGCAGCCTCAACGCTCCGCCCACACTTGAGCACACCCACCGGCCATGGCGTTCAACTTCAACTGGTCGCCACTCCTGGCGGACACCTCGCGCGCGCGAGACATGCTCACAACCGCGCTCAACAAGTCGCCGAAGCCGCCCATCATCGTTGACGACATCATCGTCACCGAACTCAACCTCGGATCGACACCACCCGAGCTAGAAATCTTAGAGATTGGCGACCTGGCGGAAGATCGGTTTAGGGGCATCTTCAAAATGTCGTACACCGGTGATGCCTTTCTGACGCTGAAGACCAAGGTCCAGGTCAATCCGCTGAAGACGCACCTATCGACAAGGCCAGACTTCGCATCGCCACAACCGTTAGCAGCAGCATCTGGCCTGACAATACCGCTGTCCATCACGCTATCGAACTTTCGGTTATCAGGTTTCGTTATTTTGGTCTTCTCCAAGCAGAAGGGCTTGACGCTGGTATTTAGGAACGACCCCCTGGAGTCACTCAAGGTGTCTTCGACGTTCGACTCGATACCCTTCGTCCGCGACTATCTGCAGAAGGAGATTGAGGGACAACTGCGGGTGCTATTTACGGAGGACCTGCCTGCCATCATCCACCGATTGTCCCTACGTTTGTGTTCGCCAGAGTTCCAGGAAATCGAGACCGAGGAAAGACTGGATAGCACAAAGGACAGCGCCACTGCAGTAGACCCTCTGGCAACACCCCCACAAGATGCTGTCGATGCCTTCGGCAACCCTCTCGACGAGTCGCAGATTTCGGAAATAGCGCTCGATCCCGTTGGCGAGATCCATGCCTCCTTTTCGCAGAAGAACATCCTTCGCCTGGCTGCACTCTCGGAATCGCAACGTACTCTATCGCTCTTCACGCCTGGGATCCGAGACGCCGTCTTCCGTGCTTGGGCTGGACCTGATCGAGACGCCTCAGGTACTGCCATGCCAGCACTCACACGAGGCAGCCTGTCTAGGATCCAATCCACTTTCGGAAGCATGAGGTCAGGCGCATCTTCTGTCGCCTCTGGAAGCCAAGGCACGCACGATACCCACGACACGCACGACTCACGCCCGACTGTGTCTTCTACCTACTCCATGTCAGGTCTCACATTGGGCGCCGGACGATCACGAGCCGGCGGCATGCGAAAGCGCAAGAAGCGCGTTGTGGATCTTCGCAAGAAGCCAGACGGCGCCACTGGTGAGATGGCGTCAACCGACGCGCATAGCGAGATGGCGAGTACTTATGCTTCCGAGACATCGAGCGTCATGCATGAGGAGAGGGAAGCTGGAGAAGTTGCCACACCACCCCGAAGCCCAGTCCACCCAGGCCTACGACACGATGGTCCGCACGGTGTTCTAGACCATGGCGAACCAAGCAGACTTGTGGACAACACAGCATCCACCGAAACACTACTCCCTGCCGCAGCCCTTCTCTCCGAACCACCAAGGACAGCGAGATCGACATCGAAGCAGCGCGATGCCTACAATGACGAGACGATCAAGCCTCGCGCTTCCTCAAAGCGACCTCCGCTCTCACATAACCAGATCCTTCAGGCTCAGAAGTCTACATCACCCCTCCTACGCTCCTTGTCATTCGACAAGATCGCCCTCACATCACCACCAAACGAGACTGAGAGCACCGGTGGCATACTCGAACAGGCATGGATGATGAAGATAGCACAAGAGATTGCGAGAAAGGTGCAACAAGAGAAAGACCGCGACGGCTCTTCTCGCGATAGGTCCCCCCTGGCTCGAAGCTCAAAAGCCCGCACAGGAGGCATCTGGGCTGCAGAGGACGAGCTCGAGGCACCCCCTGCCTACGTTGCTTAGGACATTGGGTCCAGCAACACCTAATGACTTATGCATGATGACGGCGTTCTAGAATTTGACTTGTTAATCTGTCCGTCGCTTTAGATTTACTTTGTCA
The window above is part of the Ascochyta rabiei chromosome 1, complete sequence genome. Proteins encoded here:
- a CDS encoding ERMES complex subunit, which produces MAFNFNWSPLLADTSRARDMLTTALNKSPKPPIIVDDIIVTELNLGSTPPELEILEIGDLAEDRFRGIFKMSYTGDAFLTLKTKVQVNPLKTHLSTRPDFASPQPLAAASGLTIPLSITLSNFRLSGFVILVFSKQKGLTLVFRNDPLESLKVSSTFDSIPFVRDYLQKEIEGQLRVLFTEDLPAIIHRLSLRLCSPEFQEIETEERLDSTKDSATAVDPLATPPQDAVDAFGNPLDESQISEIALDPVGEIHASFSQKNILRLAALSESQRTLSLFTPGIRDAVFRAWAGPDRDASGTAMPALTRGSLSRIQSTFGSMRSGASSVASGSQGTHDTHDTHDSRPTVSSTYSMSGLTLGAGRSRAGGMRKRKKRVVDLRKKPDGATGEMASTDAHSEMASTYASETSSVMHEEREAGEVATPPRSPVHPGLRHDGPHGVLDHGEPSRLVDNTASTETLLPAAALLSEPPRTARSTSKQRDAYNDETIKPRASSKRPPLSHNQILQAQKSTSPLLRSLSFDKIALTSPPNETESTGGILEQAWMMKIAQEIARKVQQEKDRDGSSRDRSPLARSSKARTGGIWAAEDELEAPPAYVA
- a CDS encoding UPF0045 protein M15, with product MASHDLSDIKTPPSCTADFCLIPLGTPTASVSKEVAEVQRILKRSGLSYSMHSAGTTLEGSWDDCMRVIGQCHALLHQNGVVRIQSDIRIGTRTDKKQGFKDKVAAVEKLLEGDN
- a CDS encoding TRAPP subunit, translated to MSYTFSILSPLDVPLFTHDFGTSRSGGDGVARFTPSERALVPFILHSALDIVEEVQWGPSTSSGSAPMYLKHIDKYQNCYISCWITGANTRFLLLTRPRDESLGLTGSGGGARGSLAGGRAALGGGQGLYNPTSPATEEAVKNFFVDVYEAWMKTIMNPFFQVGNGDVVKSPVFRQRVAAAAKKYL